A region of Catharus ustulatus isolate bCatUst1 chromosome 9, bCatUst1.pri.v2, whole genome shotgun sequence DNA encodes the following proteins:
- the LOC117000088 gene encoding fatty-acid amide hydrolase 1-like — protein MRVPLPALLGGSALLLLLLRWRQRRALWRKVAAAQERQERSLVRMEAAAQRFREQNPSVNPVSILTLPLPELSKKLRDGSLPPDHVFYAYVGKALQIATETNCITEFLQESESQLRKVKQMEKQGLLYGVPISIKDSINCQGHDSTLGFIKQIHKPAAEDSVVVQVLKRQGAIPFVKTNVPQSLISYDCNNLIFGQTRNPLLFTRSPGGSSGGEGALIGGGGSILGLGTDLGGSLRFPAAFCGICAIKPTGNRLSKRGVIAGIAGQKAVAAAVGPMAKDVESLALCMRALLCEDMFSLDSTVPPLPFNEEVYSSTKPLRIGYYETDFFTMPSPAMRRAVRETKQLLEEAGHTLVPFELKNVDHVVFNYCVRGLFTDGARTFIKQFKGELEKGSATLFVWVAKAPCWLKTLLRWISKPLVPRFSSIVRSLEENTVDKVWNLHQEIEDFRHQFIAQWNKLNLDVLLCPMLGPALGIGYPAKLSVAISYTMLYNVLDFPAGVVPVTLVTDEDEEQLKGYKGYYRDWWDRTLPKAFRGGVGMPVAVQCVALPWQEELCLRFMKEVETLSLKKNSFF, from the exons AATCCTTCCGTGAACCCGGTCTCCATCCTCACTCTACCTTTGCCAGAGCTCTCCAAGAAACTCCGAGATGGCTCCCTGCCTCCAGACCACGTCTTCTATGCCTATGTGGGCAAG GCCCTCCAAATTGCCACAGAAACCAACTGCATCACGGAGTTTCTGCAGGAAAGCGAGAGCCAGCTCCGCAAAGTCAAGCAGATGGAGAAGCAAGGTCTGCTCTATGGGGTGCCTATCAGCATCAAAGACTCCATCAACTGCCAG GGTCACGATTCCACGTTGGGGTTCATAAAACAGATCCATAAACCTGCAGCAGAGGACAGCGTGGTGGTGCAGGTGCTCAAGAGACAGGGGGCAATTCCATTTGTGAAAACCAATGTTCCCCAGTCCCTCATCAG cTATGACTGCAACAACTTAATCTTTGGTCAGACCCGCAACCCTCTGCTGTTCACCAGAAGCCCCGGAGGCTCCTCTGGTGGAGAAGGAGCACTTATAGGAGGTGGTGGCTCCATCTTGGGCCTTGGGACAGATTTAGGAGGGAGCCTACgtttccctgctgccttctgtgGGATCTGTGCAATCAAACCCACAGGGAACAGGCTCAG CAAAAGAGGAGTAATAGCTGGAATCGCTGGGCAGAAGGCAG tggctgcagcagtgggacCAATGGCAAAAGACGTGGAGAGCCTGGCACTGTGCATGCGGGCACTGCTGTGCGAGGACATGTTCAGCCTGGACAGCACAGTGCCACCCCTCCCCTTCAACGAAGAG GTGTATTCCAGCACTAAACCCCTCCGCATAGGCTACTACGAGACCGATTTCTTCACCATGCCCAGCCCGGCCATGAGACGCGCTGTCCGTGAGACCAAGCAGCTCTTGGAGGAGGCTGGCCACACG CTGGTGCCCTTTGAACTCAAAAATGTGGACCACGTGGTCTTTAACTACTGCGTCAGGGGACTGTTCACAGATGGAGCCAGGACCTTTATCAAGCAATT CAAAGGGGAGCTGGAGAAAGGCAGTGCCACACTGTTCGTCTGGGTGGCAAAGGCACCATGCTGGCTGAAAACTCTCCTCCGCTGGATTTCCAAACCTTTG GTGCCTCGATTTTCAAGTATCGTAAGAAGTCTGGAAGAAAA CACAGTGGATAAAGTCTGGAATCTTCATCAAGAAATTGAG GACTTTCGGCACCAGTTCATTGCCCAGTGGAACAAGCTGAATCTGGATGTCTTGCTCTGTCCCATGCTGGGCCCAGCTCTTGGCATTGGCTACCCTGCCAAGCTCTCAG TGGCAATCAGCTACACCATGCTGTACAACGTCCTGGACTTCCCTGCTGGCGTTGTCCCCGTCACGCTGGTGAcggatgaggatgaggagcagctgaagggcTACAAGGGATACTACCGGGACTGGTGGGACCGCACCCTGCCGAAG GCTTTCCGCGGCGGTGTGGGGATGCCCGTGGCCGTGCAGTGCGTGGCCTTGCCgtggcaggaggagctgtgcctgcGCTTCATGAAGGAGGTGGAGACCCTCAGCCTGAAGAAGAACAGTTTCTTCTGA
- the LOC117000087 gene encoding vitamin D3 hydroxylase-associated protein-like: MTQERLWQVLDPSWGDIRALSALLCSSAAAVVLLKWLGRGQVQQRMDEARRSRHLALERMKKAAQRLKQENPGIQTSQILSLTMVELAEKLKEGSLSPESVLYSYMDKALEVNQEVNCVTDFIHGCEDQLQKLKKQKEKGLLCGIPISIKDHINCKGHISSAGMVKFLGQVKEEDSVIVQVLKHQGGIPFVKTNIPQTMINYDCSNPIFGQTLNPLNPQKSPGGSSGGEGALIAGGGSILGVGSDVAGSIRLPSSFCGLCGLKPTASRLSKQGVVSPLVGMQSVAGMLGPMARDVDSLALCMKALLCQEMFQLDPTVAPIPFNEQVYTSSKPLRIGYYEGDGYFQPLPSMKRAVQLTRKLLQDAGHTLVPFAPPKIDYMVDELFTRGIFSDGAAHLLDCFKGDIVDPNLKSQYKTYRLPALVKRILAIILKPIYPRIARDLSALCGVGSAKNLWDQHGAVAAYRSEFLSKWRELRLDVILCPALGPAFNHGYAGKLFAATSYTNLYNVLNFPAGVVPVSTVTGADEEELKHYRGHYGDPWDKRLKEAVSGALGLPVAVQCVALPWQEELCLRFMKEVEALARGTKRNV; this comes from the exons ATGACCCAAGAGCGACTGTGGCAGGtcctggatccatcctggggAGACATCCGTGccctctcagctctgctctgcagctcagctgcagccgTGGTGCTCCTGAAATGGCTGGGAAGGGGGCAGGTCCAGCAGAGGATGGATGAGGCAAGGAGGTCTCGGCATCTGGCCCTGGAGAGAATGAAGAAGGCAGCTCAAAGGCTTAAGCAAGAG AACCCAGGCATCCAGACCTCACAGATCCTCTCACTGACAATGGTGGAGCTGGCAGAGAAGCTGAAGgaggggtccctgtccccagaaaGTGTCCTCTACTCCTACATGGACAAA GCTTTGGAGGTGAATCAGGAGGTGAACTGTGTGACAGACTTCATTCATGGGTGTGAGGATCAGCTCCAGAAACTGAAGAAGCAAAAGGAGAAGGGGCTGCTCTGTGGCATTCCCATCAGCATCAAGGACCACATTAACTGCAAG ggccacatctcctctgcagggatggtgaaGTTTCTGGGCCAAGTGAAGGAAGAAGACAGCGTCATTGTCCAGGTTCTAAAGCACCAGGGGGGGATCCCCTTTGTGAAAACCAACATCCCACAGACCATGATAAA CTACGACTGCAGCAACCCCATCTTTGGCCAGACACTGAACCCCCTCAACCCCCAGAAGAGCCCTGGGGGCTCCtcgggcggggagggagctcTGATCGCAGGGGGAGGCTCCATCCTGGGCGTTGGCTCGGATGTGGCTGGCAGCATCCGCCTGCCCTCCAGCTTCTGCGGGCTCTGCGGCCTCAAACCCACGGCCAGCAGGCTCAG CAAACAGGGAGTCGTTTCTCCTCTCGTAGGAATGCAATCAG tggcagggatgctggggcCCATGGCCAGGGACGTGgacagcctggccctgtgcatGAAGGcgctgctgtgccaggagatgTTCCAGCTGGACCCCACCGTGGCCCCCATCCCCTTCAATGAGCAG gtttACACCAGCTCCAAGCCCCTTCGCATTGGGTATTATGAAGGAGATGGTTACTTCCAGCCCTTGCCCAGCATGAAAAGAGCTGTCCAGCTCACCAGAAAGCTCCTCCAGGATGCAGGGCATACG CTTGTTCCCTTTGCCCCTCCAAAGATCGACTACATGGTGGATGAGCTGTTCACCAGAGGGATTTTCTCAGATGGGGCTGCCCACCTGCTGGACTGCTT CAAAGGAGACATCGTGGATCCAAACCTGAAATCCCAGTACAAAACTTACAGGCTTCCTGCTCTGGTGAAAAGGATCTTGGCTATCATTTTGAAACCCATA TACCCACGAATTGCTCGGGATCTCAGCGCGCTCTGTGGAGTGGG ATCTGCCAAAAACCTCTGGGATCAGCATGGAGCAGTGGCG GCTTACCGCTCTGAATTCCTCTCCAAGTGGAGGGAGCTGAGGCTGGATGTGatcctctgtcctgccctggggcCAGCCTTCAACCATGGCTATGCTGGGAAGCTCTTTG CTGCGACCTCCTACACCAATCTGTACAACGTGTTAAACTTCCCTGCTGGGGTGGTGCCGGTCAGCACGGTGACGGGAGCTGATGAAGAAGAACTGAAGCACTACCGAGGGCACTACGGAGACCCCTGGGACAAGAGGCTGAAGGAG gctgtgtcaggagccctggggctgcccgtgGCCGTGCAGTGcgtggctctgccctggcaggaggagctgtgcctgcGCTTCATGAAGGAGGTGGAGGCTCTTGCCCGTGGCACGAAGAGAAATGTGTGA